CATGGCCTTTCCAAGGCATGTCCAATCTGGGGTGTCTTCTCCCCACCTCACCCATCTCATCAGTCATGTTCAAAATCTGGATCCTTCTTCATGTCCTACCCCCAGAGTCTTTAGCTGAGGACTGCTGAAGGTGGGTCCCCACCACTGTGTCCTGTGGCctcccatcctcatcctccctaGGGACTGAGCCAGCCCTGAGGTGCCAGAGCCTCCACATCCAGAGTCaaagcagcagtgccaaggtgactcccagctggagaggctttccaagtgccacatctgcctTGCATCCCACAACAGCTGCTTGAATCTCATTTTCCCACAGCTTTGTAGTTAATGTTCAGGGAGGGGAAATGAGTTTGGAAGGGATTTGGGGAGCTGGCAACTGCTCCCCACCCAGGAGccatccagcacagcctgcctaGCCTGTTTCTCCAGCCCCTTGCTGGGCTGCCTTCACAATTCCTCCTCCACTGCTCCCTTGGGAAGGTTTTTACCCAAATCTCTTCCTGGAatatttggagtttttttcatttttcccttccctcagaCCTGTTCCTGCTTATCCTGTTCCCATGTTCCTGGAGAAGAGGTTGCATCCTTCCCCTCAGGAGCTGTTCCTCAGTGTGAGGAAGTggctgtgtctgtccctgttcCTCACCCAGGACATCCCACATCTTCCACACTTGCCCTCCTCATGGCTCTTGTCACCCTTCTGCTTTGTCCCCCATGTTTTGGGTCCCTGTGCCCATCAGtagctgtcctgctgctccctccccatttGTCTTCAACACtgtcccctggggcagctgggagttgtggctgttcccagccctgcacttgCCTGTTCAATaaatccctgtccctgctgactATCTTCTGTGTGTTGTTCCCAGAGCAATGGGAATGTGCACCCTCCAGGATGGGTAGCCAGGAGCCTGAGAGGGGGGATTCAACCTTTCTCTGgtgttccctcccagtccatgGGGGCTCAGAGCACCTGGTGTCCCCCCCATGCTTCTCAGCATCCTCTCACTGCCTCTGTTTCCTGCTGCAAGGAatgccaggagctggctgaCTGCTGCTGATCCCCATGGGAAGATGGGGATGTTCTAGGTGCTGGAACACAGCAGatggcagggcacagcactcccAGGATGCATTACCATCCTCCCCACACCGCGCTGTTCAAAACAAGCTCAGGCAGCCTTGGTGGCACCAGGATGTTTAtagtccctgccctggggaagggcaCATGTGGGGACCATGCTGGGAGTCAGCCAGCGTGGGAATGGGCAGGAGaaggcagtgcaggagcagcgTGTAGCATGGGGAtgcaggacagggacagtggtGCTCTGCCTTGGGCTGGCACCTGGGCACAGTAGCTCACACATAGTCCTTCATGGCATAGCCCATTGGGCCGCAGGTTTTCACTGCCCTGTACTTCTTGGGGTAGGGGTCTTGCTGGGACTGGGatcctgagcagcacaggacGCCCCCaccaaagagctgcagagcactAGAGGCCCAGCCGATGTAGAGGgcagcccccagctctctctTGAGGGCCTCAGGCACCATGGGGTTGTAGAAGTTGCTGACGATGCTGTTGGCAGACCAGGAGACAGGGATGAGCAGCATGATGCTTGCCATGATGAAGATGACACCAGCCACTGCAGAGATTCTGGTCTTGGTGCCATTGTCATCCACACAGCGGGTGCAGTCAGCTCCTGAGAGGGCGATGAAGAAGGCAAGGAAGGACACGAAGATGGAAGTGACCACCAGGGCACGAGCAGCTTGCAGGTCAGAAgtgagctccagcagggagtCGTAAGCCTTGCACTGCATCTGC
This genomic stretch from Serinus canaria isolate serCan28SL12 chromosome 19, serCan2020, whole genome shotgun sequence harbors:
- the LOC103820044 gene encoding claudin-4-like translates to MTEEGANHRGFGVLVTPGRTHSCGCSPPLRSGIPALFPSRERGRGGKCRLGCLYFRRGAAGSAPARAHRQPIVGAPSARREQELLIAMMTMQTGGLTMAALGWLGSILTCALPMWKVTAFIGSNIVVAQVFWEGLWMNCVYESTGQMQCKAYDSLLELTSDLQAARALVVTSIFVSFLAFFIALSGADCTRCVDDNGTKTRISAVAGVIFIMASIMLLIPVSWSANSIVSNFYNPMVPEALKRELGAALYIGWASSALQLFGGGVLCCSGSQSQQDPYPKKYRAVKTCGPMGYAMKDYV